Proteins encoded together in one Ictidomys tridecemlineatus isolate mIctTri1 chromosome 3, mIctTri1.hap1, whole genome shotgun sequence window:
- the LOC101962660 gene encoding phosphatidylinositol 4,5-bisphosphate 3-kinase catalytic subunit delta isoform-like isoform X4 produces the protein MPLGIDCLMEFWTEEERNQSAVVDFLLPTGIYLSFPVSCNANLSTIKQMLWHEAQNEPLFHMLSDPKAYVFTCVNQTAEQQELEDEQQRLCDVRPFLPMLRLVTREGDRMEKLINSQISLLIGKGLHEFDCLQDPEVNDFRTKMRQFSEEAASRRQQRGWEAWLQYSFPLQLEPSTRSWGDSNTSQISNSDLLVNVKFEGSRESFTIQVSTKDVPLALMACALQKKAKMYQNLTMEQPEDYVLQVNGRHEYLYGSYLLCQFKYICSCLHSGQTPHLTMVHSSSILAMRDEQSKPNPQVQKPHTKPPPIPMKKPSSVSLWSLGQPFCIELIQGSRINADEQMKLVVQAGLFHGNEMLCKTMSSLEVSVCSEPMWKQHLEFDIHICDLPRMARLCFALYAVMEKAKKVHSSKKKPKKEDCPIAWANLMLFDYKDQLKTGELCLYMWPSVPDEKGDLLNPMGTVHSNPNTESAVTLVIYLPEVAPHPVYYPALEKILELGRHMEHGPTTKEELQLQGILEQRGLGELYEHEKDLVWKMRHEVKEALAHLLLVTKWNKHKDVAQMLYLLCSWPELPVLNALELLDFSFPDCHVGSFAIRSLQKLTDDELLQCLLQLVQVLKYKSYLDCELTQFLLDRALANRKIGHFLFWHLRSEMHVPSVALHFGLIMEAYFRGSTHHMKVLMKQAEALSKLKALSDFVKVSSQKTTKPQTKELMHLYMRQDTYLEALSHLQSPLDPSTMLAEVCVERCTFMDSKMKPLWIMYSSEEAGSGDSVGIIFKNGDDLRQDMLTLQMIQLMDALWKQEGLDLRMTPYGCLPTGDCTGLIEAVQHSDTIANIQLNQSNLAAMAAFNKDALLNWLKSKNPGEALDRAIEEFTLSCAGYCVTTYVLGIGDRHSDNIMIRENGQLFHIDFGHFLGNFKTKFGINCERVPFILTHDFVHVIQQGKTSNNEKFERFRGYCEQAYSILRHHGLLFLQLFALMQAAGLPELSSSKDIQYLKDTLALGKTEEEGLKHFRVKFNEALRESWKTKVNWLAHNLTKDNRQ, from the exons ATGCCCCTGGGGATTGACTGTCTCATGGAATTCTGGACCGAGGAGGAGAGGAATCAGAGTGCGGTGGTTGACTTCCTTCTACCCACAGGGATCTACCTGAGCTTCCCTGTGTCCTGCAATGCCAACCTCAGCACCATCAAGCAG ATGCTATGGCACGAAGCCCAGAATGAGCCCCTCTTCCACATGCTCAGTGACCCCAAGGCCTACGTATTCACCTGTGTCAACCAGACCGCAGAGCAGCAGGAGCTAGAGGATGAGCAGCAGCGGCTGTGTGATGTCCGGCCCTTCCTGCCCATGCTGCGCCTGGTGACCCGCGAGGGTGACCGCATGGAGAAGCTTATCAACTCACAGATCAGCCTCCTCATCGGCAAAG GCCTCCACGAGTTCGACTGCCTGCAAGACCCAGAAGTGAATGATTTCCGCACTAAGATGCGCCAGTTCAGCGAGGAGGCGGCTTCCCGCCGGCAGCAGCGGGGCTGGGAGGCCTGGCTGCAATACAGTTTTCCCCTTCAGCTGGAGCCCTCCACCAGGAGCTGGGGGGACAGCAACACCTCTCAAATCTCCAACTCAGACCTGCTGGTCAATGTCAAATTTGAGGGCAGCAGG gagagcttCACCATCCAGGTATCCACCAAGGATGTGCCCCTAGCGCTGATGGCCTGTGCCCTCCAGAAGAAGGCCAAGATGTACCAGAACCTCACAATGGAGCAGCCTGAGGACTATGTGCTGCAGGTGAATGGGCGGCATGAGTACCTCTATGGCAGCTACCTGCTCTGTCAGTTCAAG TACATATGCAGCTGCCTGCACAGTGGACAGACACCCCACCTGACCATGGTGCACTCCTCTTCCATCCTTGCCATGAGGGATGAGCAGAGCAAACCGAACCCTCAGGTCCAGAAACCACACACCAAACCGCCCCCCATTCCCATGAAAAAG CCTTCCTCTGTGTCCCTGTGGTCACTGGGGCAGCCTTTCTGCATTGAGCTCATCCAGGGCAGCAGAATCAATGCTGATGAGCAGATGAAG CTGGTGGTGCAGGCTGGGCTCTTCCATGGCAATGAGATGCTGTGCAAGACGATGTCCAGCTTGGAGGTGAGCGTGTGCTCAGAGCCCATGTGGAAGCAGCATCTGGAGTTTGACATCCACATCTGTGACCTGCCGCGCATGGCCCGGCTCTGCTTTGCACTCTATGCGGTGATGGAGAAGGCCAAGAAGGTGCACTCTAGCAAGAAAAAACCCAAGAAGGAG GACTGCCCAATCGCCTGGGCCAACCTCATGCTGTTTGACTACAAGGACCAGCTCAAGACTGGGGAGCTCTGCCTCTATATGTGGCCCTCTGTCCCAG ATGAGAAAGGAGACCTGCTGAACCCCATGGGTACCGTGCATAGCAATCCCAACACAGAGAGTGCTGTCACCCTGGTCATCTACCTGCCCGAGGTGGCCCCTCACCCTGTGTACTACCCTGCCCTGGAGAAG ATTCTAGAGCTGGGACGTCACATGGAGCATGGGCCTACCACAAAGGAGGAG CTGCAGCTGCAGGGAATCCTGGAGCAGCGGGGGTTGGGAGAGCTGTATGAACATGAGAAAGACCTGGTGTGGAAGATGCGGCATGAAGTGAAGGAGGCTCTGGCCCACCTGCTGCTCGTGACCAAGTGGAACAAGCACAAGGATGTGGCCCAG ATGCTCTACCTGCTGTGCTCCTGGCCCGAGCTTCCTGTCCTGAATGCCCTGGAGCTGCTGGACTTCAGCTTCCCCGACTGCCACGTGGGCTCCTTTGCCATCAGGTCCCTGCAGAAACTGAC GGATGACGAGCTTCTCCAGTGCTTGCTGCAGCTGGTGCAGGTCCTCAAGTACAAGTCCTACCTGGACTGCGAACTGACCCAATTCTTGTTGGACCGGGCTCTGGCCAACCGAAAGATTGGCCACTTCCTATTCTGGCATCTTCG GTCTGAGATGCATGTGCCATCCGTGGCCTTGCATTTTGGCCTCATCATGGAGGCCTACTTCAGGGGCAGCACCCACCACATGAAGGTGCTGATGAAGCAG GCAGAAGCACTGAGCAAGCTGAAGGCCCTGAGCGACTTTGTGAAGGTGAGCTCCCAGAAGACCACCAAGCCCCAAACTAAGGAGCTGATGCACTTGTACATGCGCCAGGATACTTATCTAGAAGCCCTTTCACACTTGCAGTCCCCATTGGACCCCAGCACGATGCTGGCAGAAGTCTG TGTGGAAAGGTGCACCTTCATGGACTCCAAGATGAAACCCCTGTGGATCATGTACAGCAGTGAGGAGGCAGGCAGTGGTGACAGCGTTGGCATCATCTTTAAGAACGGGGATG ACCTCCGCCAGGACATGCTGACTCTGCAGATGATCCAGCTCATGGACGCCCTGTGGAAGCAGGAGGGCCTGGACCTAAG GATGACCCCCTATGGCTGCCTTCCCACTGGTGACTGCACGGGCCTCATTGAGGCAGTGCAGCACTCAGACACCATTGCCAACATCCAGCTGAACCAGAGCAACCTGGCTGCCATGGCTGCCTTCAACAAGGATGCCCTGCTCAACTGGCTCAAGTCCAAGAACCCTGG AGAAGCCCTGGATCGAGCCATTGAGGAGTTCACCCTCTCTTGTGCTGGCTACTGTGTGACCACATATGTGCTGGGCATCGGTGACCGGCACAGTGACAACATCATGATCCGTGAGAATGGGCAG CTATTTCATATTGACTTTGGCCACTTTCTGGGGAATTTCAAGACCAAGTTTGGAATCAACTGTGAGCGAGTCCCATTCATCCTCACCCATGACTTTGTCCACGTGATTCAGCAGGGAAAGACTAGTAATAATGAGAAGTTTGAAAG ATTTCGAGGCTACTGTGAACAGGCCTACAGCATTCTACGGCACCATGGGCTCCTCTTCCTCCAACTCTTTGCTCTGATGCAGGCAGCAGGCCTGCCTGAGCTCAGCTCCTCCAAAGACATCCAGTATTTGAAG GACACCCTGGCGCTGgggaagacagaggaggaggggctgaAGCACTTCAGGGTGAAGTTCAATGAAGCCCTGAGGGAGAGCTGGAAGACCAAAGTGAACTGGCTGGCACACAACCTGACCAAAGACAACAGGCAATAG
- the LOC101962660 gene encoding phosphatidylinositol 4,5-bisphosphate 3-kinase catalytic subunit delta isoform-like isoform X2, with amino-acid sequence MPLGIDCLMEFWTEEERNQSAVVDFLLPTGIYLSFPVSCNANLSTIKQMLWHEAQNEPLFHMLSDPKAYVFTCVNQTAEQQELEDEQQRLCDVRPFLPMLRLVTREGDRMEKLINSQISLLIGKGLHEFDCLQDPEVNDFRTKMRQFSEEAASRRQQRGWEAWLQYSFPLQLEPSTRSWGDSNTSQISNSDLLVNVKFEGSRESFTIQVSTKDVPLALMACALQKKAKMYQNLTMEQPEDYVLQVNGRHEYLYGSYLLCQFKYICSCLHSGQTPHLTMVHSSSILAMRDEQSKPNPQVQKPHTKPPPIPMKKPSSVSLWSLGQPFCIELIQGSRINADEQMKLVVQAGLFHGNEMLCKTMSSLEVSVCSEPMWKQHLEFDIHICDLPRMARLCFALYAVMEKAKKVHSSKKKPKKEDCPIAWANLMLFDYKDQLKTGELCLYMWPSVPDEKGDLLNPMGTVHSNPNTESAVTLVIYLPEVAPHPVYYPALEKILELGRHMEHGPTTKEELQLQGILEQRGLGELYEHEKDLVWKMRHEVKEALAHLLLVTKWNKHKDVAQVGQMLYLLCSWPELPVLNALELLDFSFPDCHVGSFAIRSLQKLTDDELLQCLLQLVQVLKYKSYLDCELTQFLLDRALANRKIGHFLFWHLRSEMHVPSVALHFGLIMEAYFRGSTHHMKVLMKQAEALSKLKALSDFVKVSSQKTTKPQTKELMHLYMRQDTYLEALSHLQSPLDPSTMLAEVCVERCTFMDSKMKPLWIMYSSEEAGSGDSVGIIFKNGDDLRQDMLTLQMIQLMDALWKQEGLDLRMTPYGCLPTGDCTGLIEAVQHSDTIANIQLNQSNLAAMAAFNKDALLNWLKSKNPGEALDRAIEEFTLSCAGYCVTTYVLGIGDRHSDNIMIRENGQLFHIDFGHFLGNFKTKFGINCERVPFILTHDFVHVIQQGKTSNNEKFERFRGYCEQAYSILRHHGLLFLQLFALMQAAGLPELSSSKDIQYLKDTLALGKTEEEGLKHFRVKFNEALRESWKTKVNWLAHNLTKDNRQ; translated from the exons ATGCCCCTGGGGATTGACTGTCTCATGGAATTCTGGACCGAGGAGGAGAGGAATCAGAGTGCGGTGGTTGACTTCCTTCTACCCACAGGGATCTACCTGAGCTTCCCTGTGTCCTGCAATGCCAACCTCAGCACCATCAAGCAG ATGCTATGGCACGAAGCCCAGAATGAGCCCCTCTTCCACATGCTCAGTGACCCCAAGGCCTACGTATTCACCTGTGTCAACCAGACCGCAGAGCAGCAGGAGCTAGAGGATGAGCAGCAGCGGCTGTGTGATGTCCGGCCCTTCCTGCCCATGCTGCGCCTGGTGACCCGCGAGGGTGACCGCATGGAGAAGCTTATCAACTCACAGATCAGCCTCCTCATCGGCAAAG GCCTCCACGAGTTCGACTGCCTGCAAGACCCAGAAGTGAATGATTTCCGCACTAAGATGCGCCAGTTCAGCGAGGAGGCGGCTTCCCGCCGGCAGCAGCGGGGCTGGGAGGCCTGGCTGCAATACAGTTTTCCCCTTCAGCTGGAGCCCTCCACCAGGAGCTGGGGGGACAGCAACACCTCTCAAATCTCCAACTCAGACCTGCTGGTCAATGTCAAATTTGAGGGCAGCAGG gagagcttCACCATCCAGGTATCCACCAAGGATGTGCCCCTAGCGCTGATGGCCTGTGCCCTCCAGAAGAAGGCCAAGATGTACCAGAACCTCACAATGGAGCAGCCTGAGGACTATGTGCTGCAGGTGAATGGGCGGCATGAGTACCTCTATGGCAGCTACCTGCTCTGTCAGTTCAAG TACATATGCAGCTGCCTGCACAGTGGACAGACACCCCACCTGACCATGGTGCACTCCTCTTCCATCCTTGCCATGAGGGATGAGCAGAGCAAACCGAACCCTCAGGTCCAGAAACCACACACCAAACCGCCCCCCATTCCCATGAAAAAG CCTTCCTCTGTGTCCCTGTGGTCACTGGGGCAGCCTTTCTGCATTGAGCTCATCCAGGGCAGCAGAATCAATGCTGATGAGCAGATGAAG CTGGTGGTGCAGGCTGGGCTCTTCCATGGCAATGAGATGCTGTGCAAGACGATGTCCAGCTTGGAGGTGAGCGTGTGCTCAGAGCCCATGTGGAAGCAGCATCTGGAGTTTGACATCCACATCTGTGACCTGCCGCGCATGGCCCGGCTCTGCTTTGCACTCTATGCGGTGATGGAGAAGGCCAAGAAGGTGCACTCTAGCAAGAAAAAACCCAAGAAGGAG GACTGCCCAATCGCCTGGGCCAACCTCATGCTGTTTGACTACAAGGACCAGCTCAAGACTGGGGAGCTCTGCCTCTATATGTGGCCCTCTGTCCCAG ATGAGAAAGGAGACCTGCTGAACCCCATGGGTACCGTGCATAGCAATCCCAACACAGAGAGTGCTGTCACCCTGGTCATCTACCTGCCCGAGGTGGCCCCTCACCCTGTGTACTACCCTGCCCTGGAGAAG ATTCTAGAGCTGGGACGTCACATGGAGCATGGGCCTACCACAAAGGAGGAG CTGCAGCTGCAGGGAATCCTGGAGCAGCGGGGGTTGGGAGAGCTGTATGAACATGAGAAAGACCTGGTGTGGAAGATGCGGCATGAAGTGAAGGAGGCTCTGGCCCACCTGCTGCTCGTGACCAAGTGGAACAAGCACAAGGATGTGGCCCAGGTGGG CCAGATGCTCTACCTGCTGTGCTCCTGGCCCGAGCTTCCTGTCCTGAATGCCCTGGAGCTGCTGGACTTCAGCTTCCCCGACTGCCACGTGGGCTCCTTTGCCATCAGGTCCCTGCAGAAACTGAC GGATGACGAGCTTCTCCAGTGCTTGCTGCAGCTGGTGCAGGTCCTCAAGTACAAGTCCTACCTGGACTGCGAACTGACCCAATTCTTGTTGGACCGGGCTCTGGCCAACCGAAAGATTGGCCACTTCCTATTCTGGCATCTTCG GTCTGAGATGCATGTGCCATCCGTGGCCTTGCATTTTGGCCTCATCATGGAGGCCTACTTCAGGGGCAGCACCCACCACATGAAGGTGCTGATGAAGCAG GCAGAAGCACTGAGCAAGCTGAAGGCCCTGAGCGACTTTGTGAAGGTGAGCTCCCAGAAGACCACCAAGCCCCAAACTAAGGAGCTGATGCACTTGTACATGCGCCAGGATACTTATCTAGAAGCCCTTTCACACTTGCAGTCCCCATTGGACCCCAGCACGATGCTGGCAGAAGTCTG TGTGGAAAGGTGCACCTTCATGGACTCCAAGATGAAACCCCTGTGGATCATGTACAGCAGTGAGGAGGCAGGCAGTGGTGACAGCGTTGGCATCATCTTTAAGAACGGGGATG ACCTCCGCCAGGACATGCTGACTCTGCAGATGATCCAGCTCATGGACGCCCTGTGGAAGCAGGAGGGCCTGGACCTAAG GATGACCCCCTATGGCTGCCTTCCCACTGGTGACTGCACGGGCCTCATTGAGGCAGTGCAGCACTCAGACACCATTGCCAACATCCAGCTGAACCAGAGCAACCTGGCTGCCATGGCTGCCTTCAACAAGGATGCCCTGCTCAACTGGCTCAAGTCCAAGAACCCTGG AGAAGCCCTGGATCGAGCCATTGAGGAGTTCACCCTCTCTTGTGCTGGCTACTGTGTGACCACATATGTGCTGGGCATCGGTGACCGGCACAGTGACAACATCATGATCCGTGAGAATGGGCAG CTATTTCATATTGACTTTGGCCACTTTCTGGGGAATTTCAAGACCAAGTTTGGAATCAACTGTGAGCGAGTCCCATTCATCCTCACCCATGACTTTGTCCACGTGATTCAGCAGGGAAAGACTAGTAATAATGAGAAGTTTGAAAG ATTTCGAGGCTACTGTGAACAGGCCTACAGCATTCTACGGCACCATGGGCTCCTCTTCCTCCAACTCTTTGCTCTGATGCAGGCAGCAGGCCTGCCTGAGCTCAGCTCCTCCAAAGACATCCAGTATTTGAAG GACACCCTGGCGCTGgggaagacagaggaggaggggctgaAGCACTTCAGGGTGAAGTTCAATGAAGCCCTGAGGGAGAGCTGGAAGACCAAAGTGAACTGGCTGGCACACAACCTGACCAAAGACAACAGGCAATAG
- the LOC101962660 gene encoding phosphatidylinositol 4,5-bisphosphate 3-kinase catalytic subunit delta isoform-like isoform X5, with product MPLGIDCLMEFWTEEERNQSAVVDFLLPTGIYLSFPVSCNANLSTIKQMLWHEAQNEPLFHMLSDPKAYVFTCVNQTAEQQELEDEQQRLCDVRPFLPMLRLVTREGDRMEKLINSQISLLIGKGLHEFDCLQDPEVNDFRTKMRQFSEEAASRRQQRGWEAWLQYSFPLQLEPSTRSWGDSNTSQISNSDLLVNVKFEGSRESFTIQVSTKDVPLALMACALQKKAKMYQNLTMEQPEDYVLQVNGRHEYLYGSYLLCQFKSKPNPQVQKPHTKPPPIPMKKPSSVSLWSLGQPFCIELIQGSRINADEQMKLVVQAGLFHGNEMLCKTMSSLEVSVCSEPMWKQHLEFDIHICDLPRMARLCFALYAVMEKAKKVHSSKKKPKKEDCPIAWANLMLFDYKDQLKTGELCLYMWPSVPDEKGDLLNPMGTVHSNPNTESAVTLVIYLPEVAPHPVYYPALEKILELGRHMEHGPTTKEEKLQLQGILEQRGLGELYEHEKDLVWKMRHEVKEALAHLLLVTKWNKHKDVAQMLYLLCSWPELPVLNALELLDFSFPDCHVGSFAIRSLQKLTDDELLQCLLQLVQVLKYKSYLDCELTQFLLDRALANRKIGHFLFWHLRSEMHVPSVALHFGLIMEAYFRGSTHHMKVLMKQAEALSKLKALSDFVKVSSQKTTKPQTKELMHLYMRQDTYLEALSHLQSPLDPSTMLAEVCVERCTFMDSKMKPLWIMYSSEEAGSGDSVGIIFKNGDDLRQDMLTLQMIQLMDALWKQEGLDLRMTPYGCLPTGDCTGLIEAVQHSDTIANIQLNQSNLAAMAAFNKDALLNWLKSKNPGEALDRAIEEFTLSCAGYCVTTYVLGIGDRHSDNIMIRENGQLFHIDFGHFLGNFKTKFGINCERVPFILTHDFVHVIQQGKTSNNEKFERFRGYCEQAYSILRHHGLLFLQLFALMQAAGLPELSSSKDIQYLKDTLALGKTEEEGLKHFRVKFNEALRESWKTKVNWLAHNLTKDNRQ from the exons ATGCCCCTGGGGATTGACTGTCTCATGGAATTCTGGACCGAGGAGGAGAGGAATCAGAGTGCGGTGGTTGACTTCCTTCTACCCACAGGGATCTACCTGAGCTTCCCTGTGTCCTGCAATGCCAACCTCAGCACCATCAAGCAG ATGCTATGGCACGAAGCCCAGAATGAGCCCCTCTTCCACATGCTCAGTGACCCCAAGGCCTACGTATTCACCTGTGTCAACCAGACCGCAGAGCAGCAGGAGCTAGAGGATGAGCAGCAGCGGCTGTGTGATGTCCGGCCCTTCCTGCCCATGCTGCGCCTGGTGACCCGCGAGGGTGACCGCATGGAGAAGCTTATCAACTCACAGATCAGCCTCCTCATCGGCAAAG GCCTCCACGAGTTCGACTGCCTGCAAGACCCAGAAGTGAATGATTTCCGCACTAAGATGCGCCAGTTCAGCGAGGAGGCGGCTTCCCGCCGGCAGCAGCGGGGCTGGGAGGCCTGGCTGCAATACAGTTTTCCCCTTCAGCTGGAGCCCTCCACCAGGAGCTGGGGGGACAGCAACACCTCTCAAATCTCCAACTCAGACCTGCTGGTCAATGTCAAATTTGAGGGCAGCAGG gagagcttCACCATCCAGGTATCCACCAAGGATGTGCCCCTAGCGCTGATGGCCTGTGCCCTCCAGAAGAAGGCCAAGATGTACCAGAACCTCACAATGGAGCAGCCTGAGGACTATGTGCTGCAGGTGAATGGGCGGCATGAGTACCTCTATGGCAGCTACCTGCTCTGTCAGTTCAAG AGCAAACCGAACCCTCAGGTCCAGAAACCACACACCAAACCGCCCCCCATTCCCATGAAAAAG CCTTCCTCTGTGTCCCTGTGGTCACTGGGGCAGCCTTTCTGCATTGAGCTCATCCAGGGCAGCAGAATCAATGCTGATGAGCAGATGAAG CTGGTGGTGCAGGCTGGGCTCTTCCATGGCAATGAGATGCTGTGCAAGACGATGTCCAGCTTGGAGGTGAGCGTGTGCTCAGAGCCCATGTGGAAGCAGCATCTGGAGTTTGACATCCACATCTGTGACCTGCCGCGCATGGCCCGGCTCTGCTTTGCACTCTATGCGGTGATGGAGAAGGCCAAGAAGGTGCACTCTAGCAAGAAAAAACCCAAGAAGGAG GACTGCCCAATCGCCTGGGCCAACCTCATGCTGTTTGACTACAAGGACCAGCTCAAGACTGGGGAGCTCTGCCTCTATATGTGGCCCTCTGTCCCAG ATGAGAAAGGAGACCTGCTGAACCCCATGGGTACCGTGCATAGCAATCCCAACACAGAGAGTGCTGTCACCCTGGTCATCTACCTGCCCGAGGTGGCCCCTCACCCTGTGTACTACCCTGCCCTGGAGAAG ATTCTAGAGCTGGGACGTCACATGGAGCATGGGCCTACCACAAAGGAGGAG AAGCTGCAGCTGCAGGGAATCCTGGAGCAGCGGGGGTTGGGAGAGCTGTATGAACATGAGAAAGACCTGGTGTGGAAGATGCGGCATGAAGTGAAGGAGGCTCTGGCCCACCTGCTGCTCGTGACCAAGTGGAACAAGCACAAGGATGTGGCCCAG ATGCTCTACCTGCTGTGCTCCTGGCCCGAGCTTCCTGTCCTGAATGCCCTGGAGCTGCTGGACTTCAGCTTCCCCGACTGCCACGTGGGCTCCTTTGCCATCAGGTCCCTGCAGAAACTGAC GGATGACGAGCTTCTCCAGTGCTTGCTGCAGCTGGTGCAGGTCCTCAAGTACAAGTCCTACCTGGACTGCGAACTGACCCAATTCTTGTTGGACCGGGCTCTGGCCAACCGAAAGATTGGCCACTTCCTATTCTGGCATCTTCG GTCTGAGATGCATGTGCCATCCGTGGCCTTGCATTTTGGCCTCATCATGGAGGCCTACTTCAGGGGCAGCACCCACCACATGAAGGTGCTGATGAAGCAG GCAGAAGCACTGAGCAAGCTGAAGGCCCTGAGCGACTTTGTGAAGGTGAGCTCCCAGAAGACCACCAAGCCCCAAACTAAGGAGCTGATGCACTTGTACATGCGCCAGGATACTTATCTAGAAGCCCTTTCACACTTGCAGTCCCCATTGGACCCCAGCACGATGCTGGCAGAAGTCTG TGTGGAAAGGTGCACCTTCATGGACTCCAAGATGAAACCCCTGTGGATCATGTACAGCAGTGAGGAGGCAGGCAGTGGTGACAGCGTTGGCATCATCTTTAAGAACGGGGATG ACCTCCGCCAGGACATGCTGACTCTGCAGATGATCCAGCTCATGGACGCCCTGTGGAAGCAGGAGGGCCTGGACCTAAG GATGACCCCCTATGGCTGCCTTCCCACTGGTGACTGCACGGGCCTCATTGAGGCAGTGCAGCACTCAGACACCATTGCCAACATCCAGCTGAACCAGAGCAACCTGGCTGCCATGGCTGCCTTCAACAAGGATGCCCTGCTCAACTGGCTCAAGTCCAAGAACCCTGG AGAAGCCCTGGATCGAGCCATTGAGGAGTTCACCCTCTCTTGTGCTGGCTACTGTGTGACCACATATGTGCTGGGCATCGGTGACCGGCACAGTGACAACATCATGATCCGTGAGAATGGGCAG CTATTTCATATTGACTTTGGCCACTTTCTGGGGAATTTCAAGACCAAGTTTGGAATCAACTGTGAGCGAGTCCCATTCATCCTCACCCATGACTTTGTCCACGTGATTCAGCAGGGAAAGACTAGTAATAATGAGAAGTTTGAAAG ATTTCGAGGCTACTGTGAACAGGCCTACAGCATTCTACGGCACCATGGGCTCCTCTTCCTCCAACTCTTTGCTCTGATGCAGGCAGCAGGCCTGCCTGAGCTCAGCTCCTCCAAAGACATCCAGTATTTGAAG GACACCCTGGCGCTGgggaagacagaggaggaggggctgaAGCACTTCAGGGTGAAGTTCAATGAAGCCCTGAGGGAGAGCTGGAAGACCAAAGTGAACTGGCTGGCACACAACCTGACCAAAGACAACAGGCAATAG